A region from the Hydra vulgaris chromosome 10, alternate assembly HydraT2T_AEP genome encodes:
- the LOC100209406 gene encoding armadillo repeat-containing protein 5, which produces MSDSMNIKRLIKIIADDNNVDEKIFHVLHIIMSKTKSNHLIEELYNQSDALNSLIGLLNKKDGKYNSLVLSILANCANIHQQTRKDLLEMKLIPLVANLMEKINSCEQTSRAIRLLSNLSKDPVCLEKVQEKNVIDLIIRHGCCVELKCQTASLRALRIICVTKKSSKFAAENDQFPNLLAYMHSSNQNAILLTLRMLCGMLKSQSTEVFYRAVEESTLQKVIQLSSVECYCEVGIEILFLLTLNSGCRVGVAMEGGIEVFIDRIKKIDHSDTFKYATQGLCLCAREAVSRNRMKTAGVLPWLVNILQHDDYIHFHESIVAAFVWFLFDDSSLGLLIRANTIPALLKYLDRLTYIEYCQNQDNNEESDDKNTADMCVENDLKLKREYDDTKKSELLKEKTGISQTSIEEDISRQLWCCSSPESSPYNPQSPHYSIPSYSPNISPSYSPPMSPSISSPQNSPEQDFSDIYHDNASSPSNSLPYHYQSADGRLSMIHGTRGPIHDILLLLSRFSQARDPSTFFLDLPGFNSLNNYLLLSFKPNPKCARILNRLTLNSHCFDVLIKQRLIPRLYLRLCTGWSLEMLSILLNKAREKMNKDTLISSPDLTDCVDFGYLNITKMPSKTTYDWGKFLISNLRSQSESSYGKGVFSHIFLTGSMELKERCVVSLPHVVWSNHLQRRVYLELKAIDILMKMLEKCEKLDGETFVLLVEALCALSRMNGISTEHFTLQVLAILQPKDDKNFLNSNTKRQKLDQNIIRLKMSSGKVFECEERFLNDNSNVFSSMFSAHYTDFLQPHVSIIDIDENAFEQMLHFLCGCSIRLDEYPSCLNPEVCKVKTKYPTKTDNCFDLTSINAKELETNLKDKKSKTITTNLCIKQEKSETFITNSYKQEEKDQLLQEEKEIITTNMYKQDCTQIEPLCNVPIGTLNTQYASALLICSDRYLVDDLKNQCEKYLMCNIHDKNVVDLMLLAIRHRSNKLLKQSLAYLLSSCECPLLRSQNFAELLYSSEKLTFIDNIKCLLTNAVQGKENIKVVKRISI; this is translated from the exons ATGTCAGACTCCATGAACATTAAGCGGTTAATTAAAATCATCGCTGATGACAACaatgttgatgaaaaaatatttcatgttttacatattattatgtCGAAAACAAAATCAAACCATTTAATTGAAGAACTTTATAATCAAAGTGACGCTTTAAATAGTTTGATCGGTCTTCTTAACAAAAAAGATGGAAAATACAATTCATTGGTCTTGTCTATATTAGCAAACTGTGCTAATATTCATCAACAGACAAGAAAAGAT TTACTTGAAATGAAGCTGATACCGCTTGTTG CAAATCTAATGGAGAAAATAAATAGCTGTGAACAAACTAGCAGAGCTATAAGACTTTTATCAAATCTTTCAAAAGACCCAGTTTGTTTGGAAAAAGTTCaggaaaaaaatgtaattgatttaattattagaCATGGGTGTTGCGTAGAATTAAAATGCCAAACTGCTTCATTACGTGCTTTAAGAATTATATGTGTTACTAAAAAATCATCTAAGTTTGCTGCTGAAAATGACCAATTTCCAAATCTTCTTGCTTATATGCATTCTAGTAATCAAAATGCTATTCTGCTAACTCTACGTATGTTATGTGGAATGCTGAAAAGTCAATCGACAGAAGTTTTTTATAGAGCTGTGGAAGAGTCAACACTACAAAAAGTTATTCAGCTCTCTAGTGTTGAATGTTATTGTGAGGTTGGCATTGAAATACTGTTCCTACTTACCTTGAATAGCGGTTGTCGAGTTGGTGTAGCAATGGAAGGAGGAATTGAAGTTTTTATTGAccgtattaaaaaaattgatcattCTGACACATTTAAGTATGCTACTCAAGGTCTTTGTCTTTGTGCAAGAGAAGCTGTTAGTCGAAATCGGATGAAAACAGCTGGAGTTTTACCATGGCTAGTTAATATTTTGCAACACGATGattatatacattttcatgAATCAATTGTAGCTGCATTTGTTTGGTTTTTGTTTGACGATTCAAGTTTAGGCTTATTAATAAGAGCTAATACTATTCCtgcattgttaaaatatttagatcGCTTAACTTACATAGAATATTGTCAAAATCAAGATAACAATGAAGAAAGTGATGACAAAAATACTGCTGACATGTGTGTTGAAAATGATCTAAAGTTAAAGCGTGAATATgatgatacaaaaaaaagtgaattattAAAAGAGAAAACAGGTATCTCTCAAACCTCTATAGAAGAAGATATAAGCAGACAACTTTGGTGTTGCTCTTCTCCAGAATCTTCACCGTATAACCCACAATCACCTCATTATTCTATCCCATCATATTCTCCAAATATTTCACCTAGTTACTCTCCTCCTATGTCTCCATCTATATCTTCTCCTCAAAACTCGCCAGAACAAGACTTTTCGGACATTTACCATGATAATGCCAGTTCTCCTTCAAATTCATTACCATATCACTATCAAAGTGCTGATGGACGGCTTTCAATGATACATGGAACAAGGGGTCCTATTCATGacattttattgcttttatcgAGGTTTTCTCAAGCCCGTGATCCTAGCACTTTTTTTCTTGATCTTCCtggttttaattctttaaataactaCCTATTATTGTCCTTTAAGCCGAATCCAAAGTGTGCTAGAATATTAAACAGATTAACATTAAATTCTCactgttttgatgttttgataaaacaaagatTAATACCGCGTCTTTATTTGCGTCTTTGCACAGGCTGGTCTCTAGAAATGCTCtctattttactaaataaagcTCGTGAAAAGATGAATAAAGATACATTAATTAGCAGTCCAGATTTAACAGATTGTGTTGATTTTGGTTACCTTAACATCACTAAAATGCCGTCAAAAACAACTTATGATTGgggtaaatttttaatttctaatttacgATCACAAAGTGAGTCATCATATGGTAAAGGTGttttttcacatatatttcttacTGGGAGTATGGAACTTAAAGAGCGATGTGTTGTTTCCCTTCCTCATGTAGTATG GTCAAATCATCTTCAACGAAGAGTCTACCTCGAACTAAAAGCTATAGATATACTTATGAAAATGCttgaaaaatgtgaaaaacttgATGGTGAAACCTTTGTATTGTTAGTTGAGGCATTATGTGCCTTGTCAAGAATGAATGGGATCAGTACTGAACATTTTACATTACAAGTTCTTGCAATATTACAGCCAAAAG ATGACaagaactttttaaactcaaataCTAAGCGACAAAAACTTGATCAGAATATAATCCGACTAAAAATGTCCTCTGGAAAAGTATTTGAATGTGaagaaaggtttttaaatgataattctAATGTTTTCAGTAGTATGTTTTCTGCTCATTATACAGACTTTCTGCAGCCTCATGTTTCTATAATAGATATAGATGAAAATGCTTTTGAACAAATGTTGCATTTTCTTTGTGGATGCTCAATTCGATTAGATGAATATCCAAGTTGTTTAAACCCAGAGGTTTGCAAAGTGAAAACAAAGTATCCAACAAAAACagataattgttttgatttgaCTTCCATTAATGCAAAAGaacttgaaacaaatttaaaagataagaaATCCAAAACAATTACTACAAACCTTTGTATAAAACAAGAAAAGTCGGaaacatttattacaaattcaTATAAACAAGAAGAAAAGGATCAATTACtacaagaagaaaaagaaataatcacTACAAACATGTATAAGCAAGATTGTACTCAGATTGAGCCGCTATGTAACGTACCTATTGGAACACTAAATACTCAATATGCAAGTGCTTTACTAATATGTTCTGATCGTTATCTTGTTGATGACTTGAAAAATCAATGCGAAAAGTATCTTATGTGTAACATTCATGACAAAAATGTGGTTGATTTGATGCTGTTAGCTATCAGGCATAGATCGAACAAATTACTTAAACAATCTTTGGCTTATCTTCTTTCATCTTGTGAATGTCCGCTTCTTAGAAGTCAAAATTTTGCAGAACTGTTATATTCTTCAGAAAAGCTTACATTTATTGATAACATTAAGTGTCTACTAACAAATGCTGTTCAaggtaaagaaaatataaaagttgtaaagaGAATAAGTATatga